One part of the Leucobacter triazinivorans genome encodes these proteins:
- the gcvH gene encoding glycine cleavage system protein GcvH: MSKVQTGLRYSAEHEWIDGGTPATIGISEVAADALGEIVYVDLPEVGASIAVGQVVGEVESTKSVSELFSPVAGEVVAVNEAAVGDPALINSDPYGEGWLFRVAVSEEGPLLSAEQYAADNGAEI, from the coding sequence ATGAGCAAGGTACAGACCGGACTGCGCTACTCCGCCGAGCACGAGTGGATCGACGGCGGCACTCCCGCGACGATCGGTATCAGCGAGGTCGCCGCCGACGCCCTCGGAGAGATCGTCTACGTCGATCTGCCCGAGGTCGGAGCGAGCATCGCCGTCGGACAGGTCGTGGGGGAGGTCGAGTCGACGAAGTCGGTCTCGGAGCTCTTCTCGCCCGTCGCCGGCGAGGTCGTCGCGGTCAACGAGGCCGCGGTGGGGGATCCCGCGCTCATCAACTCCGATCCCTACGGCGAAGGCTGGCTGTTCCGCGTGGCGGTCTCCGAGGAGGGCCCGCTCCTGAGCGCCGAGCAGTACGCCGCAGACAACGGGGCCGAGATCTAG
- a CDS encoding glycine cleavage system aminomethyltransferase GcvT → MTDPKRTALHEEHTALGASFTDFGGWDMPLKYGSELAEHRAVREAAGLFDLSHMGEVWVSGPDAAAFLNTALVGNLAAVAVGRAKYSLICDAGGGIVDDLIVYRITDTRYLVVPNAGNAETVAGLLAERAEGFHAEVSNASAETSLVAVQGPAAERILLDLLDERQHEAVTGLRYYAWAAASIGGSGSATASGPDTGSMPDRGSGADTGSGIAAGAPIDVLLARTGYTGEDGFELFVPNDRAAELWRLLLAAGAPHGLIPAGLASRDSLRLEAGMPLYGNELSREVTPFEAGLGPVVSFAKEERFAGRDALEARREAGPGMRLVGLRGSGRRAGRAGYSVLSGGEVVGRITSGQPSPTLGYPVALAYVSPEHAEIGTRLEVDLRGRPEPFEVVPLPFYRRPATG, encoded by the coding sequence ATGACTGACCCCAAGCGCACCGCGCTGCACGAGGAGCACACCGCGCTCGGCGCCTCGTTCACCGACTTCGGCGGCTGGGACATGCCGCTGAAGTACGGCTCCGAGCTGGCCGAGCACCGGGCGGTGCGCGAGGCCGCCGGCCTCTTCGATCTCTCCCACATGGGCGAGGTCTGGGTGAGCGGCCCCGACGCCGCGGCCTTCCTCAACACGGCCCTCGTGGGCAACCTCGCGGCGGTCGCGGTGGGGCGGGCCAAGTACTCGCTCATCTGCGACGCGGGCGGCGGGATCGTCGACGACCTCATCGTGTACCGCATCACCGACACCCGCTACCTGGTGGTGCCGAACGCGGGCAACGCCGAGACGGTCGCGGGGCTGCTCGCGGAACGTGCCGAGGGCTTCCACGCGGAGGTCTCCAATGCCTCGGCCGAGACGAGCCTCGTGGCGGTGCAGGGGCCCGCCGCCGAGCGCATCCTGCTCGACCTGCTCGACGAGCGGCAGCACGAGGCCGTGACCGGCCTGCGGTACTACGCGTGGGCCGCGGCATCGATCGGCGGATCCGGATCGGCGACCGCATCAGGGCCCGACACCGGATCCATGCCCGATAGGGGATCCGGAGCTGACACGGGATCCGGCATCGCAGCCGGCGCGCCCATCGACGTGCTGCTCGCCCGCACCGGCTACACCGGCGAGGACGGCTTCGAGCTGTTCGTTCCGAACGACCGCGCCGCCGAGCTCTGGAGGCTGCTGCTCGCGGCGGGGGCGCCCCACGGGCTGATCCCGGCAGGCCTCGCGTCGCGCGACTCGCTGCGCCTCGAGGCGGGAATGCCGCTCTACGGCAACGAGCTGAGCCGCGAAGTCACGCCCTTCGAGGCGGGCCTGGGCCCGGTCGTCTCGTTCGCGAAGGAGGAGCGCTTCGCGGGGCGCGATGCGCTGGAGGCCCGCCGAGAGGCGGGTCCCGGCATGCGCCTCGTCGGCCTCAGGGGCTCCGGTCGGCGTGCGGGCCGGGCCGGCTACTCGGTGCTCTCGGGCGGCGAGGTGGTCGGCCGCATCACGAGCGGTCAGCCCAGCCCCACGCTGGGGTACCCCGTCGCGCTCGCCTACGTCTCGCCCGAGCATGCGGAGATCGGCACCCGGCTGGAGGTCGACCTGCGCGGCAGGCCGGAGCCCTTCGAGGTCGTGCCCCTGCCGTTCTACCGCCGACCCGCCACGGGTTGA